From Gimesia panareensis, the proteins below share one genomic window:
- a CDS encoding tetratricopeptide repeat protein, protein MRNSTTWSLVILSGMATLFSAGCSHTNKMAGMNLPLEESPQMIMARTAEEKGQFVKAEQTYRVMLQRNPKNVTALHRMGIVCSKMGRHDMATRNLMEAVKLQPDNPKLLTDLGYALYLQNDLPAAEIALEEAIKRDTSSKRSFNNLSLVLGHQGRMDEAYQVARSVLSAEEAHANIGYICLQRGMLDDATRHYNQALEINPELDSVKEAIVQIAQLQKKQMQQAQSQEEVMVAESAPAEEVEAVVTEATPAEEPEFRVITDAETEVINPEMIPANETPVAQISAVQELPIQGFEPPLNISNDDYIPSGNDAFFETVESAQSVTNVRSAE, encoded by the coding sequence ATGCGAAACTCAACAACGTGGTCGCTGGTCATCCTGTCCGGCATGGCCACTCTCTTCTCAGCAGGGTGTTCCCACACGAATAAAATGGCGGGAATGAATCTGCCTCTGGAAGAATCACCACAAATGATTATGGCAAGAACGGCCGAAGAGAAAGGCCAGTTTGTCAAAGCAGAACAGACATATCGTGTCATGTTGCAGCGAAATCCCAAGAATGTGACTGCTCTGCACCGCATGGGAATTGTCTGCTCCAAAATGGGAAGACATGACATGGCGACCCGGAATTTGATGGAAGCAGTCAAGCTCCAGCCCGACAATCCCAAGCTACTGACCGACCTGGGATATGCCCTTTATCTGCAGAATGACCTGCCTGCTGCCGAAATTGCACTGGAAGAAGCGATCAAGCGTGATACCAGTTCCAAGCGGTCGTTCAACAACCTGAGCCTGGTTCTGGGACATCAGGGGCGGATGGATGAAGCCTATCAGGTCGCCCGGTCTGTCCTGAGTGCTGAAGAAGCTCATGCAAATATCGGTTATATCTGCCTGCAGCGGGGAATGCTGGATGATGCCACTCGGCATTATAATCAGGCCCTGGAGATCAATCCGGAACTGGATTCGGTCAAGGAAGCAATCGTCCAGATTGCTCAGCTGCAGAAAAAACAGATGCAGCAGGCTCAATCACAGGAAGAAGTCATGGTTGCCGAATCTGCACCCGCTGAGGAAGTGGAAGCTGTCGTGACCGAAGCGACTCCTGCTGAGGAACCGGAATTTCGGGTGATTACCGATGCTGAAACTGAAGTGATCAATCCTGAAATGATCCCGGCCAATGAAACGCCTGTCGCCCAGATCTCTGCAGTTCAGGAACTTCCCATTCAGGGATTTGAGCCTCCGCTCAACATCAGCAACGATGACTATATTCCCTCTGGCAATGACGCTTTCTTTGAAACTGTTGAGAGTGCTCAGTCCGTGACGAATGTACGCAGTGCTGAGTAA
- a CDS encoding M90 family metallopeptidase: MLLTWWRNRRRRKILATPMPAHWKPFLDQHIAPLSRLTSAQRELLYQRVQIFIKEKYWEGCNGFEVTEEVQLLIAGQACLLTVGFASDCFDRLGTVLVYPDTYVAKETLVNSIGVMTEGTSFRLGEAWNQGPIILSWANVLESAENPHDGENVVFHEFAHYYDAIDRQMNGTPPLNSEEEYQRWGEVMTREYDALVEQLRHGHTRFLNPYAATNPAEFFAVCTEHFFEQPHEMRAYSAELYDTLQLFYRQDPAAAD, encoded by the coding sequence ATGTTACTGACGTGGTGGCGCAATCGTCGACGTCGCAAAATACTGGCCACTCCCATGCCTGCACACTGGAAACCGTTTCTGGACCAGCATATAGCCCCGTTGTCGCGTCTTACGTCTGCACAGCGCGAGTTGCTCTATCAGCGCGTGCAGATTTTTATCAAAGAAAAGTACTGGGAAGGCTGTAACGGTTTCGAGGTTACTGAAGAAGTTCAGCTGCTGATTGCCGGCCAGGCGTGCCTGCTGACAGTGGGGTTTGCCAGTGACTGTTTTGATCGCCTGGGAACGGTTCTGGTTTATCCCGATACATATGTAGCCAAAGAGACGCTGGTGAACTCGATTGGGGTGATGACCGAAGGGACCTCCTTTCGGCTGGGGGAAGCCTGGAATCAGGGGCCGATCATTCTCTCCTGGGCGAATGTGCTGGAGAGTGCGGAAAATCCCCATGACGGTGAGAACGTCGTATTCCATGAATTTGCACACTATTATGATGCGATTGACCGTCAGATGAACGGCACCCCGCCTTTGAACAGTGAGGAAGAGTATCAGCGGTGGGGCGAAGTGATGACCCGGGAATATGACGCACTGGTGGAACAGCTCAGGCATGGGCATACCCGGTTTCTCAATCCGTATGCAGCGACCAATCCAGCCGAGTTCTTTGCGGTCTGTACCGAGCATTTCTTTGAGCAGCCTCACGAGATGAGAGCCTATTCCGCGGAGCTGTACGACACGCTCCAGCTGTTCTATCGCCAGGACCCGGCTGCCGCTGACTGA
- a CDS encoding beta strand repeat-containing protein has translation MLLTNWLSTLTSRVNKRPVFRSRDRRAIRRRWQTACSNQIATTEVLEDRTLLTTFFVDDDYTAASDFTGTDTDPGTGGDQNAVWNVTAFATIQDAVTAAAASGDTIRVAAGTYSGLISLNKSVDLLGANAGVDPNSMARAAESIIDHAGFYAINPTADDVTIDGFSFEGNGGRAIDSYASANNLTIANNIFNNTNIPGSQGGIQLQSSSFDDLTVEQNLFQFTGDGAALLVGAGGSFERMHIVGNHFAGTTGGIFQNGGTINDAVVEQNEFTGGTGMNMGDAGNIQIRENTFDGTFFTGFQVGTIDGEIVGNTFQNIEAYPGYYGQAFELWGGQYGTTVSENVTIENNVIHYNDVAGAADPTHGIRLRTPDGGSGIDASTIHINNNAFIDGGVRGDAKAIRHFGDQTTAVDASGNWWGTTNESSIAALMEDADGGTPLMVDFTPFLDNGTDTDLVTAGFQGDFSTLHVTALGSQAGATNRIQEGVDLVTPDGILEVEDGTYTGNVDVDKTVTIQGANAGIAAGVDPGVRGPESELTGGFRLFANDVVIDGLKIVDGAGPAGIGSKSAVFMTAGTTGHTIENNILEGPGTGVESRGVLSTYNGNNDNITIQNNEIYNWVAGIHNQGNTNVDIFGNNIHNVVAGVANDFVADVSIEGNAFSNSLEGIGVNTVSNGTPDVAAHDNFFDSSTITNPIAHYGGDTVDASGNWWGSTDETTIANSMKSDGVDGDASKVDFTSFLDNGTDTDGGTAGFQGDFSVLNVTALGAQTGAPDRIGEALQAVAPGGTIKIGSGTYTETVDTTATGIDKSVTLAPGNSPGQVIINGDLILNADDTLDIEVNGATPGSGFDQFVVSGTVDLGGAALNLIDGYDPVDGDEFTLIQNNGVNPVTGTFPGLPEGFEITDFLGSGLSAYITYVGGNGNDVVIHMVDSTPEVDLPVDGNPDDYSLEIDGTNVVIKDVNTGDIISSTPLAALQGTLVINGEDGEDDTLSIDMTGIDDTTPLQIEFNGGTGGHDTLELLGGSLNSVEHIFTSNSSGSVQLNGSGTDFISYTGLEPIVDTILVNDRTFSFTGAAETITLSDDGGVGNGQSQIDSDLFGESVTFLNATNNVIIKTTDGTGADNVHIEGVDSLFDANLTVNAGTDDAVTFQTNATNVTSGDVDINAGSITLDAAVTTSGDVALDATNGSITGTSLVTAALLTLEATGNAGGSGSELNLAVTSLEADVDGSLYADDAGTLQIGAAGGLTGVSVGGASVITSTDTMTVTENVTATGGNLLLQNTGGNFNLNALAIISNNSTFEIGIDSAGAVTLADTSTVTSSGTGLIDIDAVNNIALSNVNTSGEVQVTTSAGAITDNSGSEAALITADTVALRAATGIGAAGAGDIDLAINTMAAITTTGDIYLQEPSAATVGTVDSLSGITAGGDINLQIGGTLTVNQKVEATGGGSNITLDAQTDNNINNTVQTNGGGIGLRAFNDLNLGASSLVDTSTTAIISLLANYGGPAGGAFTQDEGSLVDAHGGDLYLMAYDDIKIADLQSAGGTVIVDSATGAILDNTGVEATLITAASAYLEAGTTVGTADDINTSVATIAGRASLGQFRVSNNSPLTIGTVTGYPAGVDTTGGGVIITAAGALQVSNDVITVGDIILKSGDTSLTGDDLTIGAGVTVQSTGSTVILEVGDKLYLNSTASVISDTSSISVNLDFGNADGGVGGVAYLNGTLNAATGINVYGNSDDDQVIIDGNGGGLNNGGTVDGVESLFSFNGYGGTDELIVDDSGDATGDNIIIQNTGVGVGSVIGAGAVSLSYEGLEDLTLYSGTDADDITVNPNVLTTINIVGGDPAAPTMPADSLTYLTPTGESSNLTPSGLDGGTISASGSFQDVVFDEIENLNFAGSLTVTGTAGDDVLTITATGVDSGTYQIGAGPVINFSGVTDFTFNGGDGDDTLIIDNTGITPTAGSDFFNPTGGIFFNGEGNTGVGDKLEILGGDATTIEHQFTNDHDGFVFYDGEGTATITYTGLEPVLDTTIATNRIFSYTGGAETITLSDDGDVGDGESIIDSDLFGESVNFVGPTGTLTINTEVAGGFGADEVIVNGVDSLFSANLTVNAGNDDTLTLNSTDIGAGNADLNANQVNVNGTFTTSGTVDVDANDQITFAAAGVIDATANTIDLTAGNNIQLGQITTSGDVTVTATAGAISDANAGNNITANNATLTAGTGAGVGDALETAIAALEANIGAGLELDNTGALNIGFAGGINGVQVGAPSTITSTDTMTVTENVAATGGNLLLQNTGGNFNLNALAIISNNSTFEIGIDSAGAVTLADTSTVTSSGTGLIDIDAVNNIDLANVNTGGEVQVTTSAGAITDNSGAESPLISADTAALRAATGIGAAGAGDIDLAVGTIAADTTAGDIYLSQLGLLEVDTVDSLAGITAGGNIDLNVGAMNTYENIEATGAASTISVLNAADLSIGAGVITNGGQIDILSNNNMFLTGSSFVDTTTAAIVNVIANADSIGSGSISQTSGGLVNAHGGYLTVSGFLVSIADLQSAGGTVAVTATDGAITDSNATEAPVITADEAVLSALDGIGVAGLGDIDTAVGTLAAFTTNNDVVISNTGALIIGDVAPLSGVASTNGAVTITTFSPLTVASNVTAAGTVTLTATDNAGPGDDLTINGGGVTVESTGADVVLNSGDDFLLTLGGSVIADTTITINVDPITDGAGATVDLLGNVDATLTTINGGDDSDIFNILPTSDSPINIDGGNPTLPGPGDTLNMDFSGVTNPALVLGATPGSGTFNFIAPDTELPVSFTSIEDVNTSAGAYHLVLDMVNSGFQNAADDTIDVGLDAGGTNLLIDINGSNFFTGDDADILSFTVLGSNDNDTLNINETAGGLPFFATAAPAGIPG, from the coding sequence ATGCTGCTTACCAATTGGCTTTCCACATTAACCTCACGTGTGAATAAACGCCCTGTTTTTCGTTCCCGGGACCGCCGGGCGATCCGCCGCCGCTGGCAAACCGCCTGCAGCAACCAGATCGCTACGACCGAAGTTCTGGAGGACCGGACATTGTTGACGACCTTTTTCGTCGATGATGACTACACCGCAGCTTCAGACTTCACTGGGACCGATACCGACCCAGGCACTGGTGGGGACCAGAACGCCGTTTGGAATGTGACCGCATTTGCGACGATTCAAGATGCTGTCACCGCTGCAGCCGCCAGTGGGGACACGATTCGAGTCGCCGCGGGTACCTATAGCGGGCTGATCTCATTGAACAAGTCGGTCGATTTGCTCGGAGCTAATGCAGGTGTCGACCCGAATTCCATGGCCCGAGCAGCCGAAAGTATCATCGACCATGCTGGTTTTTATGCGATTAATCCGACTGCGGACGATGTCACAATCGACGGTTTTTCCTTCGAAGGAAACGGCGGACGTGCGATCGATAGCTACGCAAGTGCGAATAACTTGACCATTGCCAACAACATTTTCAACAACACAAATATTCCGGGGAGTCAAGGTGGCATCCAGTTGCAATCCAGTTCGTTTGATGATTTGACAGTCGAACAAAACCTCTTTCAGTTCACGGGAGACGGAGCTGCGCTGTTGGTCGGCGCAGGCGGTTCTTTCGAGAGAATGCACATTGTCGGAAACCACTTCGCTGGAACGACGGGGGGAATCTTCCAAAACGGCGGCACGATTAATGACGCTGTCGTCGAACAGAATGAGTTTACAGGCGGCACCGGGATGAACATGGGTGATGCTGGTAATATTCAGATCCGAGAAAACACTTTCGATGGGACTTTCTTCACTGGTTTTCAGGTTGGAACAATTGATGGTGAAATCGTCGGCAACACATTCCAGAACATCGAAGCCTACCCTGGTTACTATGGGCAGGCATTCGAGCTCTGGGGAGGACAGTACGGCACGACTGTTTCAGAGAACGTGACAATCGAGAATAACGTGATCCACTACAACGATGTCGCCGGTGCTGCCGATCCGACACACGGGATCCGATTGCGTACCCCCGATGGAGGATCGGGGATCGATGCATCCACGATTCACATCAACAACAACGCATTTATCGATGGCGGCGTCCGCGGCGATGCCAAAGCGATTCGACATTTCGGTGACCAGACAACCGCAGTCGATGCGTCGGGAAACTGGTGGGGAACCACCAACGAAAGTAGTATAGCAGCGTTAATGGAAGACGCAGATGGCGGCACACCACTCATGGTCGACTTCACACCGTTCCTCGACAACGGCACCGATACCGACTTGGTGACCGCAGGTTTCCAGGGTGACTTCTCCACACTGCATGTGACTGCCCTTGGCAGTCAGGCTGGTGCCACCAATCGAATTCAAGAGGGAGTCGATCTGGTCACACCCGACGGAATTCTCGAAGTTGAAGATGGAACATACACCGGTAACGTCGACGTTGACAAAACTGTGACGATCCAAGGTGCCAATGCCGGGATTGCTGCGGGGGTTGACCCTGGTGTCCGCGGCCCGGAAAGTGAACTGACCGGCGGGTTTCGTCTCTTTGCGAACGATGTCGTGATTGACGGACTCAAGATCGTCGATGGGGCCGGTCCGGCCGGCATTGGTAGTAAATCTGCCGTCTTCATGACTGCCGGCACCACGGGGCATACGATCGAGAACAATATTCTGGAAGGCCCTGGAACGGGAGTCGAAAGTCGTGGTGTGCTCTCCACATATAATGGAAATAACGACAACATCACGATCCAGAACAATGAAATTTATAATTGGGTCGCCGGTATTCATAACCAGGGCAACACGAATGTAGACATTTTCGGCAACAACATCCACAACGTGGTCGCAGGCGTCGCCAATGACTTCGTTGCTGATGTCAGTATCGAAGGCAACGCCTTTAGCAACTCATTGGAAGGTATCGGCGTCAATACCGTTTCCAATGGCACGCCCGATGTTGCCGCTCATGACAACTTTTTCGACTCCTCAACGATCACCAACCCCATCGCTCATTACGGTGGAGATACTGTCGACGCTTCCGGCAACTGGTGGGGCAGCACGGACGAAACAACAATCGCCAATTCCATGAAGAGCGACGGTGTTGATGGCGACGCTTCGAAGGTCGACTTCACTTCATTCCTGGATAACGGTACGGATACGGATGGCGGCACCGCTGGTTTTCAGGGTGATTTCTCTGTATTGAATGTAACCGCTTTGGGAGCACAGACCGGTGCACCTGATCGAATTGGAGAAGCTTTACAGGCTGTCGCACCAGGTGGGACGATTAAAATCGGCAGCGGAACTTATACTGAGACAGTGGATACTACTGCAACCGGGATCGACAAAAGTGTCACCCTGGCACCCGGCAACAGCCCCGGTCAGGTCATTATCAACGGCGATTTAATTCTAAATGCCGATGACACACTCGACATCGAAGTCAATGGCGCAACCCCCGGATCTGGTTTTGATCAGTTTGTAGTGAGTGGGACCGTTGATCTCGGTGGCGCCGCTTTGAACCTGATCGACGGCTATGATCCCGTTGACGGTGACGAGTTTACTTTGATTCAGAACAATGGAGTCAACCCGGTTACAGGTACATTCCCTGGGCTTCCGGAAGGATTTGAAATTACAGACTTCCTGGGCAGTGGGCTGAGTGCTTATATCACCTACGTGGGAGGGAACGGCAACGATGTTGTGATCCATATGGTCGACTCCACACCCGAAGTCGATCTGCCCGTTGATGGTAATCCCGATGATTACTCCCTGGAGATCGACGGGACCAATGTGGTGATCAAAGATGTCAATACCGGCGATATTATCTCTTCCACTCCCCTGGCTGCGTTGCAGGGAACCCTGGTCATTAACGGGGAAGATGGTGAGGACGATACCCTGAGTATCGACATGACCGGCATTGACGATACGACTCCACTGCAGATCGAATTCAACGGGGGGACCGGTGGTCATGATACTCTGGAACTGCTGGGCGGAAGTCTGAATTCAGTCGAGCATATCTTCACCAGCAACAGTAGCGGCAGCGTTCAGTTGAATGGATCTGGAACCGATTTTATCAGCTACACCGGCCTGGAACCAATCGTCGACACGATTCTCGTCAACGACCGGACCTTCAGTTTCACCGGAGCCGCAGAGACGATTACACTCTCCGATGACGGCGGTGTGGGCAACGGTCAATCACAGATCGATTCCGACCTGTTCGGTGAGTCTGTTACCTTCCTCAACGCCACCAACAACGTGATCATCAAAACCACCGATGGCACCGGTGCCGATAACGTACATATTGAAGGTGTCGACAGTCTGTTTGATGCCAACTTGACCGTCAACGCCGGCACCGACGATGCAGTCACCTTCCAGACAAATGCCACTAACGTGACTTCTGGTGACGTGGACATCAATGCGGGCAGCATTACCTTAGATGCGGCTGTCACAACCTCTGGCGATGTCGCCCTGGACGCGACCAACGGTTCGATTACCGGGACCAGTCTGGTGACGGCAGCATTATTGACACTGGAAGCCACTGGCAATGCCGGTGGTTCGGGATCGGAACTCAACCTGGCTGTCACCAGTCTGGAAGCAGACGTGGATGGCAGCCTGTACGCCGATGATGCAGGGACTCTGCAGATTGGGGCAGCAGGTGGACTGACCGGCGTATCGGTAGGTGGAGCTTCTGTGATTACATCGACCGATACCATGACGGTGACCGAAAATGTCACCGCGACCGGTGGAAACCTGCTGCTGCAGAATACGGGCGGCAATTTCAATCTGAATGCCCTGGCAATCATCTCCAATAACAGCACTTTCGAGATCGGCATTGATTCCGCCGGCGCCGTGACTCTGGCGGACACTTCCACTGTGACCAGCAGTGGCACCGGCCTGATTGACATCGATGCCGTCAACAACATCGCCCTGTCGAATGTGAATACCAGCGGCGAAGTCCAGGTGACGACCTCAGCCGGTGCGATTACCGATAACAGCGGTTCTGAAGCAGCTCTGATCACCGCCGACACCGTAGCCCTGCGGGCTGCGACCGGCATCGGTGCTGCTGGAGCAGGGGACATCGATCTGGCGATCAATACTATGGCCGCGATTACAACGACCGGTGACATCTATCTGCAGGAACCTTCTGCAGCGACAGTCGGTACTGTTGACAGTCTAAGTGGGATTACAGCCGGTGGTGATATCAATCTGCAAATTGGTGGTACGCTGACTGTTAATCAGAAGGTTGAAGCTACTGGGGGCGGATCAAATATCACGCTGGATGCACAGACTGATAACAATATCAACAACACTGTGCAGACTAACGGCGGGGGGATCGGTCTGCGGGCCTTTAATGATCTCAATCTGGGAGCCTCTTCGCTGGTCGATACATCTACGACTGCGATAATAAGTCTGCTTGCCAACTATGGTGGTCCTGCGGGAGGCGCCTTCACGCAGGATGAAGGGAGCCTGGTCGATGCGCACGGCGGTGACCTTTATTTGATGGCCTACGATGATATCAAGATAGCCGATTTGCAAAGTGCGGGAGGCACAGTCATCGTTGATTCTGCTACCGGGGCAATCCTGGACAACACCGGCGTAGAAGCCACCCTGATTACGGCCGCCTCTGCTTATCTGGAAGCCGGCACGACTGTGGGAACCGCTGATGATATTAATACGTCTGTTGCTACAATCGCTGGTCGTGCCTCATTGGGCCAGTTCCGGGTCAGTAACAACAGTCCGCTGACGATTGGTACGGTAACCGGCTATCCAGCGGGTGTAGACACTACGGGCGGCGGTGTCATCATCACTGCTGCCGGCGCATTACAGGTTTCTAATGACGTCATCACGGTCGGTGACATCATACTTAAGTCTGGTGATACCAGCTTGACCGGAGACGACCTGACAATTGGTGCCGGCGTCACTGTGCAGTCGACCGGAAGTACAGTGATATTGGAGGTCGGCGACAAACTGTATCTCAACTCAACAGCCAGTGTGATTTCTGATACATCTTCTATCAGTGTGAACCTCGATTTCGGAAATGCTGACGGGGGCGTTGGGGGTGTAGCCTACCTCAATGGGACGCTCAATGCCGCCACCGGCATCAATGTGTACGGTAATAGTGACGACGACCAGGTGATTATCGACGGTAACGGTGGTGGCCTCAATAACGGCGGCACTGTTGATGGCGTCGAAAGCCTGTTCTCCTTTAACGGTTATGGTGGCACGGATGAACTGATCGTCGATGATTCCGGCGATGCGACCGGCGATAACATTATCATCCAGAATACGGGGGTCGGGGTTGGCTCGGTGATCGGTGCTGGCGCCGTTTCTCTCAGTTATGAAGGCCTGGAAGACCTGACGCTCTATTCCGGAACAGACGCCGATGATATCACGGTCAATCCCAATGTGCTGACGACAATTAATATTGTCGGCGGGGATCCCGCTGCACCCACGATGCCGGCTGACAGCCTGACTTATCTGACTCCCACAGGGGAAAGCTCCAACCTGACACCCAGTGGTCTGGACGGGGGGACGATCTCTGCAAGTGGCTCGTTCCAGGATGTCGTCTTCGATGAAATCGAAAACCTGAATTTTGCCGGCAGCCTGACCGTCACTGGAACCGCGGGAGACGATGTCCTGACGATTACCGCCACGGGGGTTGATTCCGGGACCTACCAGATTGGTGCCGGTCCGGTGATCAACTTCAGCGGCGTCACCGACTTCACCTTCAACGGCGGCGACGGCGATGACACACTGATTATCGACAACACCGGAATCACACCCACTGCCGGATCTGATTTCTTCAATCCGACCGGCGGGATCTTCTTCAACGGCGAGGGCAACACCGGTGTCGGCGACAAGCTGGAGATTCTGGGGGGCGATGCCACGACCATCGAGCACCAGTTTACCAATGATCATGATGGTTTCGTCTTCTATGATGGTGAAGGCACCGCGACCATTACTTATACCGGACTGGAACCGGTACTGGATACAACCATCGCGACCAACCGTATCTTCAGCTACACCGGCGGTGCGGAAACCATCACGCTGTCCGATGACGGCGATGTGGGCGATGGCGAGTCGATCATCGACTCGGATCTCTTCGGAGAATCAGTGAACTTTGTAGGCCCGACCGGCACGCTGACGATCAACACGGAAGTGGCCGGTGGTTTTGGCGCTGATGAAGTGATCGTCAATGGCGTCGATTCGCTCTTCTCGGCCAACCTGACGGTGAACGCGGGCAACGATGATACGCTGACCCTCAACTCGACTGATATCGGAGCCGGTAATGCGGACCTGAATGCGAATCAGGTCAACGTCAACGGCACCTTTACAACCAGCGGGACGGTAGACGTCGATGCCAACGATCAGATCACGTTTGCCGCAGCCGGCGTGATCGACGCGACCGCGAATACAATCGATCTGACCGCGGGCAACAATATCCAGCTGGGGCAGATCACAACCTCCGGCGATGTCACGGTAACCGCAACCGCTGGTGCGATCAGCGATGCGAATGCCGGAAATAATATTACCGCGAACAATGCGACTCTGACCGCAGGCACGGGTGCCGGTGTGGGCGATGCCCTGGAAACCGCCATCGCTGCTCTGGAAGCTAATATTGGTGCGGGGCTGGAACTGGATAATACCGGTGCCCTCAACATCGGTTTTGCGGGCGGGATCAACGGGGTTCAGGTAGGAGCGCCTTCTACGATTACCTCGACAGATACCATGACGGTGACCGAAAACGTCGCTGCAACGGGCGGAAATCTGCTGCTGCAGAACACCGGCGGCAACTTCAATCTGAATGCCCTGGCGATTATCTCCAACAACAGCACCTTTGAGATCGGCATTGATTCTGCCGGTGCCGTGACTCTGGCGGACACTTCCACTGTGACCAGCAGTGGTACCGGCTTGATCGACATCGATGCCGTCAACAACATCGACCTGGCCAATGTGAATACCGGCGGCGAAGTGCAGGTGACGACCTCAGCCGGTGCGATTACCGATAACAGCGGGGCCGAATCGCCTCTGATCAGTGCCGATACCGCAGCCCTGCGGGCCGCGACCGGCATCGGTGCTGCGGGAGCAGGGGACATCGATCTGGCGGTCGGTACCATCGCCGCCGATACGACCGCTGGTGACATTTACTTAAGTCAACTTGGTCTGTTGGAAGTAGATACGGTCGACAGTCTGGCGGGGATTACAGCTGGCGGCAACATCGATCTCAATGTTGGTGCCATGAATACCTATGAAAACATCGAAGCTACAGGTGCTGCTTCGACCATTTCAGTGTTAAATGCAGCCGACCTCAGTATTGGCGCTGGTGTGATTACCAATGGTGGGCAGATCGATATTCTCTCCAATAATAACATGTTTCTGACGGGAAGTTCTTTCGTCGATACCACAACTGCTGCGATCGTCAATGTGATCGCGAATGCAGATAGCATCGGTTCTGGGAGTATCAGTCAGACGAGTGGAGGCCTGGTCAATGCCCATGGCGGCTATCTCACGGTATCAGGTTTTCTGGTTTCGATTGCGGACCTCCAGAGCGCTGGCGGGACGGTTGCTGTCACAGCCACTGACGGAGCTATCACCGACAGCAATGCCACTGAAGCGCCCGTGATTACAGCTGACGAGGCTGTCCTGAGTGCCCTGGATGGTATCGGCGTCGCTGGTCTCGGCGACATTGATACTGCCGTCGGCACGCTGGCTGCGTTCACCACGAATAACGATGTGGTGATCAGTAACACCGGTGCCCTGATCATCGGTGATGTGGCTCCCTTGTCGGGTGTGGCTTCCACGAACGGTGCCGTGACCATCACCACCTTCAGCCCGCTGACAGTGGCCAGCAATGTGACGGCTGCCGGGACGGTCACGCTGACGGCCACGGACAATGCCGGCCCCGGCGATGATCTGACGATCAATGGCGGCGGTGTGACAGTCGAGTCAACCGGCGCGGACGTCGTCCTCAACTCCGGCGATGACTTCCTGCTTACGCTGGGCGGCTCTGTGATTGCTGATACGACGATTACGATCAACGTCGATCCGATTACCGATGGTGCCGGGGCGACGGTCGACCTGCTGGGGAATGTGGACGCGACCCTCACCACCATCAACGGCGGTGACGACAGCGATATCTTCAATATCCTGCCGACATCTGATTCTCCCATCAATATCGACGGGGGCAATCCGACGCTGCCAGGGCCCGGTGATACGTTGAACATGGACTTCAGCGGGGTAACGAATCCCGCCCTGGTTCTGGGGGCAACACCTGGTTCGGGAACCTTTAACTTTATCGCTCCTGATACCGAACTGCCCGTCAGCTTTACCAGTATAGAAGACGTTAACACCAGTGCCGGTGCCTACCATCTCGTCCTGGATATGGTCAATTCGGGCTTCCAGAACGCCGCCGACGATACGATTGACGTCGGTCTGGATGCCGGTGGAACGAACCTGCTGATCGATATTAACGGCAGCAACTTCTTCACGGGCGACGATGCGGATATCCTGTCCTTCACGGTATTAGGTTCCAACGACAACGACACCTTGAACATCAACGAAACGGCCGGCGGTCTGCCGTTCTTCGCGACCGCGGCACCTGCGGGAATTCCGGGT